The genomic stretch CTCCTTCGTGAGGCACCTCTTGTTTCCGGTCGAGGAGTCTGATCTTATCAACGGAGTCGACGAGGGGCGAAAGACCGCCGTGCACGCATAAAATGGCCCCTGTGTCGTTGCGAGATGAGCCGTTGGCGGACGAGGTTGCGCCCGTACCGGCTGGTCCGACACGTCCAGGCGTTGGGGCGACGGGAGAAGAGGAACCCATGTTTGCGCTGACCTGAGAAGCAGCACTGGATTGGGAGTCGGAATTTCGTGCATAGCGGTACATGATCTCGCCATTGGCGTTGAGGGTCTCGATCTCGATATCCTGGTCGATATCAGGCATGCTGTCGGCGTTGCTGCTGTCTGCGATAGGTCCATCGGTGGGTTGGAGAGATGTCGCAGCACCTTGGACTAGGGCGCCGAGGGCTAGGTAGTCGAAGACTTCACAGCAGTACCTGGGATTCTCAGCGCTGTTTCAGAAGAGTGCATGATATATCCAAAACCTACCTCCATACGTTTGCGCTTCCATACTTCCTGAGACATTCATCATAGAAGCCGTATACTGTTGTAATCTGCCGTGATTCGTGGTTGCCTCGGATGAGCGTTATGCGGTCTGGGTATCGGACTTTGAGACacaagaggaggaggaaAGATTCGAGTGAGTAGAAACCGCGATCAACAAAGTCGCCTATAGTAGTCAGCGGTTGTGTTTGGTGGCGTGACAAGAGCTATCTCATACCCATGAATAGGTAGTTTGTGTCTGGCACGTCTCCACCAACGCGGAATAGCTCCATGAGGTCATGAAACTGTCCATGGATATCACCGCATATCTGAGAAAAGCATGCGATCAGTTATATCCATAATCTGAGTTTGGCGGGGCGCATACCGTCACGGGCGCATCCACGCCTACTACATTACCTTCTTCAATCAGCAGCTCGCGTGCCTTGTAGCATAGCTCTCGGACCTGGTTTTCGGGTATCG from Pyrenophora tritici-repentis strain M4 chromosome 1, whole genome shotgun sequence encodes the following:
- a CDS encoding ApaH, Diadenosine tetraphosphatase and related serine-threonine protein phosphatase, yielding MSAGGSDLDKAIQQLRACRPIPENQVRELCYKARELLIEEGNVVGVDAPVTICGDIHGQFHDLMELFRVGGDVPDTNYLFMGDFVDRGFYSLESFLLLLCLKVRYPDRITLIRGNHESRQITTVYGFYDECLRKYGSANVWRYCCEVFDYLALGALVQGAATSLQPTDGPIADSSNADSMPDIDQDIEIETLNANGEIMYRYARNSDSQSSAASQVSANMGSSSPVAPTPGRVGPAGTGATSSANGSSRNDTGAILCVHGGLSPLVDSVDKIRLLDRKQEVPHEGAMCDLLWSDPDEIDGWGLSPRGAGFLFGADIVKTFNHKNDLSLIARAHQLVMEGFKEMFDSTIVTVWSAPNYCYRCGNVAAILELGEDGSNAGFQRRSNGDRAGGGGGWVLGSNVGPNGERRLSSMLNDSFQKNRDGPGRRYRVFEAAPQDSRGMPAKKPVADYFL